The candidate division KSB1 bacterium nucleotide sequence TGGCGACATCGCCATTGGCGGCGATGCGGTCTGCCCCCACCAGGACGCAATCCACCCGCCCCTGCTGCATGAGGAAAGCCGCCGCCGCGTCACAAATCAGAGTCACGTCGAAGCCGGCCTGGAACAGCTCCCAGGCAGTGAGGCGGGCGCCCTGCAGCAACGGCCTCGTCTCGTCCACGTACACGGTCACCTTCTTGCGCATCTCGCGGGCGGCATAGAGCACCCCTAAGGCGGTCCCGTAGCCGGCGGTGGCTAAGGCACCGGCGTTGCAATGGGTAAGGACTGACACCTGTGCTGGCAAGAGGGCCGCTCCGTGCTGGCCGATGCGCTCGCACATCTTGCGGTCCTCTTCCATGATGGCCATCGCCTCCCTGAGCAGCAGCCGAGTAATCTCGCTCACCAGGCGGCTGGGATTCCGTCCCACCACGGCGCGCATGCGCTGGAGCGCCCAGCCGAGGTTGACGCCGGTAGGACGCGTTTCCTTCAGGCGGCTGATAGCGCGGTCAATCTCCTCAAAGAAGCGTGCCCGCTCCGAGCCTGGCACCTTCTGCGCGGCCAGCACCACCCCGAAGGCAGCTGCCACGCCAATGGCCGGTGCACCCCGGATGCGCAGATGCTCGATCGCCTCCGCCACGGCTTCATAGGTGTCCAAATCCAGGTAGACAAGCTCACCAGGCAACTTTGTCTGATCTATGATGCGTAGCTTGCCATCAACCCACTCAAGCGCTCTTACATTCATGGTCACTCCTCTTCTGCCGGGCTCCTGCCACCCCTGGCCTGGGCCCGGCGTCTCGTCAGCATGTATCAGTCCCGCAAAGCTTCATCGCCGTGTCGGCGCAGGCACCGATCCTTCCCTAAGATCGCACCCCTGCCCACCAGCCCGAAGCAAACCGCTTGTGGCAGTCTTTCCTCGCCTCCTTTCCCCTCTCAGCCAGCCAAGCGCCGGCCTGCCTCCTGTCCACCCAAAATCTTCTCCAAAAATTCAACGATGCGTACACTCGCCCCCATGCGCTCTTCCACCATGGCCCGTGCCTGGCTGCCGGCGGTCTCTCGTGCCTTGCCGTTGTGCAGCAGGCGGCTAAGGTACTTTTCGACCTCCTCGGTGCTGTTCACGACAAAGCCGCCACCGCGTCGCACCAGGTCCAAGGCCTCGTTGCTGTTCGAATGGTGCGGGCCAAAGAGCACCGGGATGCCGTACACCGCCGGTTCCAAGACGCTATGCACGCCCGTGGTGAACCCCCCGCCCACATACGCCACATCTGCCACGGAGTAGAGGTTGGCAAGGATGCCCACTTCGTCCACCACCAGCACGGCGCCATCCGCCTTTGCCCCTTGTCGCCAGACGCTGAGTCGCAGACTGGCCAGGCCCTGCGCTGCCAACTGCCGCTCCAGCTCGGCAAGGTGTTCTTGTCCCGGCTCGTGGGGGACGAAGATCACGCGCAGCCCAAGTTCGCCACACAACGATCGCAAGGCGGGCAACAGATGTCGTTCGTCAGCCGGCCAGGTGCTCCCCGCCAGAAACACTGGCTGTGCGCAGGCGCCGAAGTAGTGCTGCAGGTCGCGCACCTTGTCGTTCTCCATTGAGCGGCGCTTGACCTGGTCGTAGCGGGTGTCGCCGACGGGGATGATGGTGGGCCCCGCACCGGCAACTGCCCGCAGCCGTTCGGCTTCCGCCGCGGAGGTGGCCAAGATGTAGTCAAAGCTGCTGTAGAGGAGTCGCCCCACAACCCGGCCACTCCAGCGCCCCGGGCAAATCTTCGCCGACAGGCTGGCGTCAATGAGCACGGCCGGCGCCCTAGAGCGCCTCAGCGCGGCAATGTGGTTCGGCCAGATGTCATGGCGCACAACCACGCCAATTTGCGGCCGCGCTATGCGGATAAATCGCCTTGCCCCAGGGAGGGTGTCCAGGGGCAGGTAGGTGACCACGTCGCACTCAGCGCCTTCGGTGATGTGGTCGCGCACCGAAGGTGAGGTCACGCTGAGCAGAACGGCCACGTTCGGGATGCGTTCCCGCGCCGCGGCAATCAGCGGGCGGGCCTGTTCAAATTCCCCCATGGAGCAGGCGTGGATCCACAGCCGGGGAGCCGTGCGATCCAGCAACGCCATTTTCTTCTGCAGCTGCACAAAAAGAGCGCGGCGCCCGAGTACGGCCCGCCGCACCTTCTTGTTCACCAGCGTGCCAATTCCCACTGTGAAGATAAACAGCGGGATGGCGACAAGGTTGTACAGTAGAAGCCAAAAAGCAGGCATTCCTCTCCTCGGAGGCCACCTGCGCCGGAGGTGGCCCTCACTATTGACGGAACGGGGTCAAGCGCAGGTAGTCCCGTCCTAAAATCACGCTGACCTGGAAGGCAGACTTGGGGTCCAGCTTCGGTACCACGGCCTCCTCGCCGAGCCCCAGCACAGAGGCCACCTTGCGCGCACGTTCCTTTTGCACGGAGAAGTGGTCGACAACCACCGTGCGCTGCACGTTGAAATTGGCATGGTTATCATGACCCACCACGTTGAAGTTGTGGTCCTCGAGGAACCGGCGCGTCTGCTGGGCGACGCCGTTCACACCGCAGCCATTGAAAACCATGACCGTGATGCGTTCTTCCACCGGTACCTTCTGCTCACCACCGGGCACTGCCTGTACCGGAGTCGTGTTACGAGGAATGCGGCTCATCACAAGGAAGCCGGTCAGCACGACGTTGAGCGCGATCACGCCCACAACCACCCACTTGACCGCCGTGGAGGAACCTCTCCTGCCAGAGCTCCGCACTCGCCGTGGAGCCACCCTCCCCTTGCTGAACGATCTTGGCCTCTGCACCGTCCTTCCTCCCTGGAACTCGTTCACCAGCCTCCACACCGCCTTGCCTGCAGTGGGTAACGCACGCCCCGTGCATCCCGGAGCCCGGTCTGCACGGCTCTAAGGGTTTTCCTGCCAACCATCCTGGCGAGCGCTCTCGGGCCGATACAGCCAGTATGCGGGTAGCGCCCGGTACTGCACTCCCAGCGAGAACTTGCTCGACGGCCGGTACTGAATCTCGGCTGCGGACACGAAAGGTCCATTCGCCAAGAGAGAGCCCACGCCGTAGCTCTGCAACGGAGAGTGCGCAATGCCCCACTGCAGCCGCACCTGCAGCGGTTGCGACAGGGCGTACTCGATGGTGTTCAGGTACAGCCCCTGCGCCAGGCTCTGTCCGCCAAAGGAAAAGTAGCTCAGCGTATACGAGTGCGACAAATGCAGCCGCGAGGGGTCAAGCCCCAACAGTCCACCGAACCGCGGAGTGGCCGGCGTGCGCAGCTCCTTAGCCAGATCGAGCGGCTGGCTCTGCTGCTTGAGTTGGGCGGTGGCCGCACCCACCACCAGACACCAGACGACCACTGCTCCGCATCGCCGTATCATTCCATCACCTCCTGTTCTTCTACGGCCCCAAGGCCGACCGTGCAACCCCACTCGATCTGACCACCCGCGGGGACGCCCCCATCACCTGGCGCTCTGACATCGAAACTGCCCGGGGTCGAATTCGATTTCTACTCCGTCGTCCCTCTTCTCGTAGGTAATGAGCACACCCCCCAGTTCCTCACGTTGCACCACCTGAGTGCGCCACGAACTCGGCTTGATGGAAACCTCTCTGTCACCAATGACTCCATCGACGCCGCCTGCCTCCTGTACCGGCGTGGCCAGCCGATAGGCCAGTCCCGTGAGCTCCGCCACCTTCTTCGGGATGGCTTCCTGGTACTTCAACCCCACGAATGTCTTCGCCAAAACGAGGTCCTCGACCCATTTCGTGATCATCTCATCAGTGATGCTCTCCAGAACGCCCTTGAACTTGACAAGCTTCTCCCGAATGAGTCGGCATGCTTCTTCGATTGCGTTTGGAAATCTCGCCTGGTACCAGGAAGCCCAATCGTCAAACGTGTGCCCCTCAAATTCCTGAATCAGGTTCGACATCTGCCCCACGACGCGGGGCCTGGTCGCGCCCGCAAATCGATTGGCCAGATTGAGAAGCGGAGCCACATAAGTCGGCAACTCAGGCGGAGGAGCCGTGAGCAGGTCGCGCAGTTCTGCGAAGGTAATCAGGGTTTTCATTCGCCCTGTCTCGTCGGGACGTCCTCGACGCTACCCTGTCTGTGCAATTGCAACAGGTGCCTGCGGAGACGAAACTCCCTGCTTGCGTCCACGGCGACCAAGCCCGTTCGGGCTAAGTGGCCGTTAAGAAACGTCTTGTTCTTCAGGTAAACGTACGCAAGCAAATTCCCTTGCTCGTCGTGTTTCTCTTTGTCGAAGCGCAGGAAGACCTTGGTACCCCTCGTTCTCTGGCGGAGAAACTCCATCGCCTCCGTCCGAAAGAGAGGTTTCTCCACAATCCCCAACAGCCGCACGCACAGTCCATTGTCAAGCTGCAGTCGTTCGGGAGAAAGGACCTCCTTGACACCAAACAGCTCGCTGCGACACCCCGTGTCCCCATCCTCGACACGGGAACCAAACTTCAGTTTACGCGGGTCGACCCGCTTGTCGAGTCGGTGGGGATCGGAGAATTTGTGGGGCAACCTTGCCATCAGCTCGGAGAACCTTCTCGGAGCAGCCCCCTGCTTGACAAACTCGTACGTGGTCTCGCCGAAAAGGTCACCTCGACCCACACCCAGTTTTTCCCTGATGATCGCCATGAACTTCGCGTTGATCTCGTAGCCAATGGAATTCCGCCCCAACTCCTTTGCTGCCAGTGACGTAGTGCCACTGCCAAGGAAAGGGTCAAGCACCGTGTCCCCCCCAAAAGAGAACATGCGAATCAGCCTCCTCGGAAGCTCCACAGGGAACATCGCCAGGTGTTTGTCCTGCTTCTCGCCTCCAAAGGTCCAGTGACCGGAAAAGTAAGCATTCCACTCTTCGGTACTGAGCTTGGACAGCCCGCGTATCTCGCGGCTCACTTTGGGCGCATCCCCGAGTTTCTTGAAAATGAGGATGAACTCGTAGTCAATCTTCAGGATTCCATTCCGCGGGTAAGGGAAGGATCCCATCACGGTGGCGCCGCCTGTGGTGTTGGTGGTCGTCACCTTCTGCCAGATGATGGCCCCCATGTAGTCCATGCCCAGCGTTTCACAGAACTTGATGATCTCCGTGCGGATGGGAATGACCTTGTAACGCCCGTAGTAGACGGAGCGGGCAAACTGATCGCCAATATTCACACACATCCGGCAGCCCTTGTGCAGGACGCGGAAACATTCCTGCCAGACCAGGTTCAGGTTGTTGATATAGTCCTCATAGGAATCGTGGAACCCGATCTGGCGTTCGTCGCCATAGTCCTTGAGCTGCCAATAGGGCGGCGAGGTGATGATGAGGTGCACCGATTCATCCGGCACCTCGGCCATCTGTCTCGCGTCGCCCAAAATGATGCGGTGATGGGTGCGCATCTGAAACTCCCGCAACCCTCTCTTTGGCCCGCCGCTATGCACCTTGCGGGGACGAACGACCTTTTGAAATTAAGCAAAACGCGGCCTCAATGTCAACCGCTTTTTTCGCCGCGCTGCCGCGCCGCAAGCACCTCCTCTACCTGGCGGAGCTGCTCCACGCTGTTCACCCCCATGCTTTCGGCAAAATCCGGCGTCAGCACCGCCGCCACACGCTCGCCACGGCTCCGCATGATCTTGACCACATCGGGCAAGTAGTATTCGCCCTGCGCATTGTCGTTGCTCACCAGCGCAATGGTGGCGAACAGCTTGCGCGCGTCGAACACGTAGGTGCCGATGTTCACCTCCTGGATGGCCCGCTCCTCGGGGGTGGCGTCCTTCTCCTCCACGATGCGGTCGACAAAGCCGTTCTCGTCACGAATGATGCGGCCGTAACCGAATGGGTTCTCTGTGCGGCCCACGAGCAGCGTCGCTACTGCCTGGGTGTTGCGATGGACCTGGATCAGTTCACGGATGCGCTCCGGGCTGAGCAGGGGCACATCTCCGCACAGCACCAGGACATCACCGGCAAAATCGCGCAGCAATGGCTCAGCCTGCGCCACCGCATGGGCGGTGCCGAGCTGCTCCTCCTGCACGGCGAACAGGACTCCGGTGTGCCGGAGCACTTCCATGACGCGCTCCCGCTGGTGGCCCACCACGACTATGATGGGATGCGCGCCTACTCCGCGCCCCTGTTCGATGACGTACATCACCATCGGCCGGCCAAGCACCTGGTGCAAGACTTTGGCCAGGTCCGATTTCATGCGCTTCCCCTTGCCCGCCGCCATGATGACCGCCGCCAACGGGCGCGGCTCTTGTCCTTGCCCGACCCCTGCGCTCCTCATCAAACCTCCACCATCACATTGTCAATGAGTCGTGTGCTTCCAATCCACACCGCTAAGGCAATCAGCACCTGGCCGCGCAGCTGCTCCACCTCCTCCAGCGTCTGCGCGTCCACCACCGCCACATAGTCGACCCTGGCTGAGGGAGCCGTGCGGATAACTGCTTCCATCTCCATGACCAACCGTGCCGCGCTTCGCTCGCCGGCTGCCACCAGTTCCGAGGCGCGCTGCAGCGCCTTGGACAAGACCACCGCCTGTCTTCGTTCCTCTGGCGACAGATAGGAATTCCGCGAACTCATGGCCAAACCGTCGGGCTCGCGGACGATGGGCGCCACGACGATCTCCAAGTCGAAGTTGAGGTCCTGCGCCATTCGTCTCACCACCAGCGCCTGCTGCGCATCCTTCTGGCCAAAGACTGCCACGTGTGGCTTGACGATGTTGAACAGCTTGGCCACCACGGTGGTCACACCGCGAAAGTGGGTGGGTCGGGAACGGCCGCACAGCACGCCCGTAATCTTCTCCACCTCGACGTAGGTCAGATAGCCGGCAGGGTACATCTCTTCCACGGAGGGATGAAATATCACATCGCAACCGGCTTGCTCGGCGAGGGCCATGTCGCGCGGCAGGTCGCGGGGGTAGCGCTGGTAATCCTCATGCGGCGCAAATTGCGTGGGATTGACAAAGATGCTGGTCACCACCACGTCTGACCGTTCGCGGGCAATGCGAATCAGGCTGAGATGTCCCTCGTGCAGGTAGCCCATGGTCGGCACCAGGCCGACGAGCCTGCCCTCCTGGCGCCAGCGCTCGGCTTGGAGCTGCATGTCCCGCACCTTTCGCACAAGTTGGACTGCCATGCGCCGCAAGGTCTCCTATTCTTGGTCCCCGGTGTAGCTTTCCCCCATGCTGGGGAACTGCCCGCGCTTGACATCGTCGACGTAGCCAGCGCAGGCCTGGCGGATGATGCGCCCCAGCTCCGCATACCGTCGCACGAACTTGGGGCGGAACTTCTCAAAGAGCCCAAGCATGTCGTAGGTCACCAGGATCTGGCCGTCGCAATGGGGGCCAGCCCCGATGCCGATGGTAGGCACAGACACTGCCTCCGTAATGCGCTTTGCCACCTCCAAGCAGACCTTCTCCAGGACAATGGCAAAAACCCCTGCCTGCTCCAAGGCATGGGCGTCGTCCAGAAGGCGCTCGGCCTCTTGCTCAGTCGTGCCCTGCAGCACGTAGCCGCCGAATTTGCGAATGGACTGGGGCGTGAGGCCGAGGTGGCCCAGCACCGGCATTCCCACCGCGGTCAGGCGACGGATGGTCTCTGCCATCTCTTCGCCCCCTTCGATCTTGACCGCCTCTGCGCCGGCTTCCTGGAAGAAACGGCCGGCGTTGCGCACCGCCTCCTCGACAGTGACCTGATACGAGAGGAAAGGCATATCTGCGACCAGGAGCGCCCGCCTCACCCCGCGCCTAACGGCGGCCGTGTGGTAGAGCATGGCCTCCATGGTCATGGGCAAAGTCGTCTCGTAGCCGGCCACCACCATCGCCGCTGAGTCGCCCACCAGGATGAGGTCAAGGCCGGCCTCGTCCAACAAGGCGGCCATGGTGGCGTCGTACGCGGTGAGGGCAGCGATCTTCTCCCTGCGGCGCTTCATCTCCACCAGGCTAGGCACGGTCACTTTCTTGCGTTCCGCCATGGGGCCTACTTTCTCCTGGCGTGAACGACACCGCCGCCGAGCACCACCTCACCATCGTAGAGCACCACCGACTGTCCTGGTGTGACGGCGCGTTGTGGCTTCATGAAGCGCAAGACCAGCCGCTCCTTGTCAGCGTATTCCACCGTTGCCGCAAATCCCGGATCCTTGTAGCGAATTTTGGCGGTCACCACCCGACCCGCCTCCGGGCACTCAACCGCTATCCAGTTCACCGGCGTTGCCTCCAGACCGGTGGACAGCAGCTCTTCGGCGGTGCCCACCTGGAGCCGGTTCTGTGCCGGGTCGATATCTACGACGTAGACAGGGCGCCCGACAGCCACCCCCACGCCTTTGCGCTGCCCAATGGTGTAGAACGGGTAACCACGGTGCTCTCCGAGAACTGTACCCTCCCTGTCCACCACCTGGCCGGGAGGCACGCGCTTGCCCACACGGCCTGCCCACTCATTGACAAAGTCACCGTAATGGCCTTCTGGCACGAAGCAGACCTCCTGGCTCTCCGGCCGGTCGGCGCCAGGCAGTCCCCACAAGGCAGCCAGTCGCCGAACCTCCTTCTTGCGCATTTCGCCCAACGGAAAGAGCGTACGCGCCAACCGTTCCTGCGTCAGTCCCCAAAGGGCATAGGACTGGTCCTTGTGGCTATCGAGCCCCTTGCGCAGCACGAAGCGCCCCGACTCTGCGGAAAAGGCAAGGCGGGCGTAGTGCCCGGTGGCTAACTGAGTGGCGCCTAAGCTCATCGCCACCTGGAGGAGCTCCCCCCACTTGATGCGCGCGTTGCACAGCACACAGGGGTTCGGCGTGCGGCCACGCAGGTACTCTTCCACGAAGTTGACCACCACCTCTCGCTCGAACTCCTGCCGGAGGTCGATGATGTAGTGACGAATACCAAGCTTCTCGCACACCCCTTGCGCGGAGCGCACTGTTTCCGAGAAGCAGCAACTATGCGGCTGCGGCAACGGCCCTTCCCACAGGCGCATGGTCAGCCCTTTGACGGTGTGCCCCTGCTGCTTGAGCAGGGCTGCCGCCACCGAGCTGTCCACGCCGCCGCTCATGGCCACTGCCACCACCTGCTGGTTCTTGTCCGCAAATACGCTCTTCATGAGTCTCGCATCCCCCTTGCCCTTGCCAGGTACAACAAAAAAATCCGCTCCCCGATGCGGGACACGGATCGCTCAGGTGCTGACCGACACTGGCAGCTGTCATGCTCCGAATGGGTCAGAACGCTCCGCTGAAGGTGAACCGATTCTGGCTACCCACTTCGCCCATGGACGAGAAGGAATAGTCGAACCGATACGATCGCCACGTGATCCCGAAACCGAGCGATATGCCCGCCAGATAGTCCTTGCTGCTGCCTACGTCCATATCGGAGCCGATGGAATCGTAACCCCACCTCAGGAAAAGGCCCTCGCCCACCGTGAATTCGCCGCCGATCGTCCACTGCCAGACGTCGTCCGGATACTTGTACGTCGTGACACCCAAGAGCAGGGGCAGATGTTCCAGGCGCTTCATCAGCCCCAGCCGATAAGCCAGCGGGAGCCGGTCTTTTTCCTCGGCAAAGGCCGAAAGCACCGCGCCGGCGTTCGCCACACCAGCCGCCACATCCAGGTCGTGGATGGGCGTATGGTACAGGACACCGGCGTCCGCCACCAGCGCGCTGGAGCGATAGTGATCAATAGAGGCGCACACCAATTTGACCCCGGCGCCGAGGAGCAAGGTCGGCAGGACCTTGTAGGCCGCACCGGCAGCGAACGAAAGTCCGCCGGCACCAAACTCCCCTTGCTCCTGTCCTAACTCGTCCCTCCTCTTGAATGTGCCATAGTTAATGTAGTTCAGGCCCACCGCCGCGACCGTCCGCGGCGCCACCGGTTGTGCGTACGCCACAAAGCCAGAGTGAAAGTCGAGCACGTGCTTCAAGTAGGTGAGGGTCGCGCTGCGGCTACCAATTTCCGCCAGTCCTGCCGGATTGTAGAAGAGGCAGTGGACGTCGCCGGGCACGGCCACGAAGGTACCTCCCATGGCGCTGGGCCTTGCACCTACGTGCGTGCGCAGGAACTGGTAGCCAGTCGTTCCGGGAGAGGCGCCGTGCGCCGCCGCACTCACCACGAGGGCAAAGAGAAGTATGGCGACTGCAAGAGTTCTCTTACGCATGCCTCCACCTCCAGGCGCGACGCACCACGCGACTGCCAGCACATCCCTTTAGCCGCTCATGAGAGCCACCTGTCGGAATCGAACCGACGACCTGCTCATTACGAGTGAGCCGCTCTACCAGCTGAGCTAAGGTGGCAAAGCCGGCTTTCACCACTGGCGCCAGTAATGTAGCAATTTACCGCTTGGGAATCAAGCGAAAATGTGATGCTGGATGGAGAGGTCAGGCAAGTGCCTGCTTCCGCTGCGCGTGTTCATTGCAGGCCCCCCGCTCGAAAAGGCGCAGCCAGCGTTTCCTTCCTCCTGCCCCGCCTTCCGGTTGCTTCAAGACAAACTTCGCCCGACCCCGGCGTTTGCCCCCGCGCTGCGACCAGGGTCTTTCTCGCGCCGGCCTGCCCTTGCTGGCGACGCTGGCCCGAAATCGTACACAATTTCTGGGTTCATTGCTGTCGTCCCCCCTTGATGGTTACCCACCGGAGGCGCTCCGTTTTCGCCAGCCCCAGCTGCTGGCAGGACCAACCTGCGCGTCGGCGCGCTTCAACACACAAACCCCTTGCATTTCCGCAAAAGTTTTGTACTTTTTCAAACCAAAAGGAGGGAAGTACGATGCGGGTAACGCTCTCGGTGGTCTTAAGTACCTTGCTTGTTGCCATTGCCGGCGCGCAGCAGGTGAGCTACGTGACCACCATCCAGCCTTTCCGCTTCATCTTAGAAGAGGTTGTCGGCGAGCGGGCGCAGGTGCGGGCTCTCTTGCCGCCTGGGGCATCTCCGCACACCCACCACCTTCGCCCTTCGGACATCCGTGCCGCACAGGAGGCAACAGCCCTCTTTAGCGGCGGCCCCGGCCTGGACGACTGGGCGGATGAATTGCCGTGTGCCCGCAAGTTCTCGCTGCTCGCCCTGGTCCCCCAGGACTCGCTCCTCCGACTGGGCACCCACGGCAGCCCTCAGCCGGCGCCGCACGCACACTCCCACACGGGGGTCGACCCGCACTTCTGGACCGATCCCGTGCTGGTGCGCGCCATGCTCCCGGCGCTGGTCGATTCGCTGTGCAGGG carries:
- the mtnA gene encoding S-methyl-5-thioribose-1-phosphate isomerase, with translation MNVRALEWVDGKLRIIDQTKLPGELVYLDLDTYEAVAEAIEHLRIRGAPAIGVAAAFGVVLAAQKVPGSERARFFEEIDRAISRLKETRPTGVNLGWALQRMRAVVGRNPSRLVSEITRLLLREAMAIMEEDRKMCERIGQHGAALLPAQVSVLTHCNAGALATAGYGTALGVLYAAREMRKKVTVYVDETRPLLQGARLTAWELFQAGFDVTLICDAAAAFLMQQGRVDCVLVGADRIAANGDVANKVGTYNLAVVARCHQIPFYVAAPSSTLDLETATGADIPIEERGAEELISGFGVQIAPAGIKVYNPAFDVTPHELVSAIITEKGVITPPFAEKLRNNA
- a CDS encoding LytR C-terminal domain-containing protein, whose protein sequence is MQRPRSFSKGRVAPRRVRSSGRRGSSTAVKWVVVGVIALNVVLTGFLVMSRIPRNTTPVQAVPGGEQKVPVEERITVMVFNGCGVNGVAQQTRRFLEDHNFNVVGHDNHANFNVQRTVVVDHFSVQKERARKVASVLGLGEEAVVPKLDPKSAFQVSVILGRDYLRLTPFRQ
- a CDS encoding MjaI family restriction endonuclease, translating into MKTLITFAELRDLLTAPPPELPTYVAPLLNLANRFAGATRPRVVGQMSNLIQEFEGHTFDDWASWYQARFPNAIEEACRLIREKLVKFKGVLESITDEMITKWVEDLVLAKTFVGLKYQEAIPKKVAELTGLAYRLATPVQEAGGVDGVIGDREVSIKPSSWRTQVVQREELGGVLITYEKRDDGVEIEFDPGQFRCQSAR
- a CDS encoding DNA methyltransferase — translated: MRTHHRIILGDARQMAEVPDESVHLIITSPPYWQLKDYGDERQIGFHDSYEDYINNLNLVWQECFRVLHKGCRMCVNIGDQFARSVYYGRYKVIPIRTEIIKFCETLGMDYMGAIIWQKVTTTNTTGGATVMGSFPYPRNGILKIDYEFILIFKKLGDAPKVSREIRGLSKLSTEEWNAYFSGHWTFGGEKQDKHLAMFPVELPRRLIRMFSFGGDTVLDPFLGSGTTSLAAKELGRNSIGYEINAKFMAIIREKLGVGRGDLFGETTYEFVKQGAAPRRFSELMARLPHKFSDPHRLDKRVDPRKLKFGSRVEDGDTGCRSELFGVKEVLSPERLQLDNGLCVRLLGIVEKPLFRTEAMEFLRQRTRGTKVFLRFDKEKHDEQGNLLAYVYLKNKTFLNGHLARTGLVAVDASREFRLRRHLLQLHRQGSVEDVPTRQGE
- a CDS encoding sugar phosphate nucleotidyltransferase; the encoded protein is MRSAGVGQGQEPRPLAAVIMAAGKGKRMKSDLAKVLHQVLGRPMVMYVIEQGRGVGAHPIIVVVGHQRERVMEVLRHTGVLFAVQEEQLGTAHAVAQAEPLLRDFAGDVLVLCGDVPLLSPERIRELIQVHRNTQAVATLLVGRTENPFGYGRIIRDENGFVDRIVEEKDATPEERAIQEVNIGTYVFDARKLFATIALVSNDNAQGEYYLPDVVKIMRSRGERVAAVLTPDFAESMGVNSVEQLRQVEEVLAARQRGEKSG
- the panC gene encoding pantoate--beta-alanine ligase → MAVQLVRKVRDMQLQAERWRQEGRLVGLVPTMGYLHEGHLSLIRIARERSDVVVTSIFVNPTQFAPHEDYQRYPRDLPRDMALAEQAGCDVIFHPSVEEMYPAGYLTYVEVEKITGVLCGRSRPTHFRGVTTVVAKLFNIVKPHVAVFGQKDAQQALVVRRMAQDLNFDLEIVVAPIVREPDGLAMSSRNSYLSPEERRQAVVLSKALQRASELVAAGERSAARLVMEMEAVIRTAPSARVDYVAVVDAQTLEEVEQLRGQVLIALAVWIGSTRLIDNVMVEV
- the panB gene encoding 3-methyl-2-oxobutanoate hydroxymethyltransferase — its product is MAERKKVTVPSLVEMKRRREKIAALTAYDATMAALLDEAGLDLILVGDSAAMVVAGYETTLPMTMEAMLYHTAAVRRGVRRALLVADMPFLSYQVTVEEAVRNAGRFFQEAGAEAVKIEGGEEMAETIRRLTAVGMPVLGHLGLTPQSIRKFGGYVLQGTTEQEAERLLDDAHALEQAGVFAIVLEKVCLEVAKRITEAVSVPTIGIGAGPHCDGQILVTYDMLGLFEKFRPKFVRRYAELGRIIRQACAGYVDDVKRGQFPSMGESYTGDQE
- the mnmA gene encoding tRNA 2-thiouridine(34) synthase MnmA; its protein translation is MKSVFADKNQQVVAVAMSGGVDSSVAAALLKQQGHTVKGLTMRLWEGPLPQPHSCCFSETVRSAQGVCEKLGIRHYIIDLRQEFEREVVVNFVEEYLRGRTPNPCVLCNARIKWGELLQVAMSLGATQLATGHYARLAFSAESGRFVLRKGLDSHKDQSYALWGLTQERLARTLFPLGEMRKKEVRRLAALWGLPGADRPESQEVCFVPEGHYGDFVNEWAGRVGKRVPPGQVVDREGTVLGEHRGYPFYTIGQRKGVGVAVGRPVYVVDIDPAQNRLQVGTAEELLSTGLEATPVNWIAVECPEAGRVVTAKIRYKDPGFAATVEYADKERLVLRFMKPQRAVTPGQSVVLYDGEVVLGGGVVHARRK
- a CDS encoding PorV/PorQ family protein, with amino-acid sequence MRKRTLAVAILLFALVVSAAAHGASPGTTGYQFLRTHVGARPSAMGGTFVAVPGDVHCLFYNPAGLAEIGSRSATLTYLKHVLDFHSGFVAYAQPVAPRTVAAVGLNYINYGTFKRRDELGQEQGEFGAGGLSFAAGAAYKVLPTLLLGAGVKLVCASIDHYRSSALVADAGVLYHTPIHDLDVAAGVANAGAVLSAFAEEKDRLPLAYRLGLMKRLEHLPLLLGVTTYKYPDDVWQWTIGGEFTVGEGLFLRWGYDSIGSDMDVGSSKDYLAGISLGFGITWRSYRFDYSFSSMGEVGSQNRFTFSGAF
- a CDS encoding metal ABC transporter substrate-binding protein, coding for MRVTLSVVLSTLLVAIAGAQQVSYVTTIQPFRFILEEVVGERAQVRALLPPGASPHTHHLRPSDIRAAQEATALFSGGPGLDDWADELPCARKFSLLALVPQDSLLRLGTHGSPQPAPHAHSHTGVDPHFWTDPVLVRAMLPALVDSLCRVDRAGSAVYRRNASMFTRQLDSLTTALAAALSKVRGARVILAHPFFNYFLRRFGIEVVGTVELAAGSEPSARDIQRLRLLAQTTGAKAIFTHPQLPDHPARAVAEAAGIPIVQLDPLGGAEGRTSYAQLLWYNARILARVLR